The following are from one region of the Equus przewalskii isolate Varuska chromosome 21, EquPr2, whole genome shotgun sequence genome:
- the NRSN2 gene encoding neurensin-2 isoform X2, which yields MMPSCDRSCVCSRGPNVEDGKWYGVRSYLHLFYEDCAGTALSDDPEGPPVLCPHRPWPSLCWKISLCSATLLLLLGVAALTTGYAVPPKLEGIGEGEFLVLDQRAADYNQALSTCRLAGTALCVAAGVLLAICLFWAMTGWLSQDTKAEPLDTEADSHVEVFGDEPEQLLSPIFRDARGQSWFSPPASPFGQSSVQTIQPKRDS from the exons ATGATGCCGAGCTGCGACCGTTCCTGTGTCTGCAGCCGTGGCCCCAACGTGGAAGATGGCAAGTGGTACGGGGTCCGCTCCTATCTGCATCTCTTCTATGAGGACTGTGCAGGTACCGCCCTCAGCGATGACCCCGAGGGGCCTCCTGTCCTGTGCCCCCACCGACCCTGGCCCTCACTGTGTTGGAAG ATCAGCCTGTGCTCGGCGACCCTGCTTCTGCTGCTGGGTGTGGCGGCCCTAACCACTGGCTATGCGGTGCCCCCCAAGCTGGAGGGCATCGGAGAGGGGGAGTTCCTGGTGCTGGATCAGCGGGCAGCCGACTACAACCAGGCCCTGAGCACCTGCCGCCTGGCAGGCACGGCACTCTGCGTGGCAGCTGGGGTCCTGCTGGCCATCTGCCTGTTCTGGGCCATGACGGGCTGGCTGAGCCAGGACACCAAGGCAGAACCCTTGGACACCGAAGCTGACAGCCATGTGGAGGTCTTCGGGGATGAGCCAGAGCAGCTGCTGTCCCCCATCTTCCGTGATGCCAGGGGCCAGTCTTGGTTCTCGCCCCCTGCCAGCCCCTTTGGGCAATCCTCTGTGCAGACCATCCAGCCCAAGCGGGACTCTTGA
- the NRSN2 gene encoding neurensin-2 isoform X1: MVPDEAWRGAVTFPRPHSKCGRNQGCGHMTKNEGSMMPSCDRSCVCSRGPNVEDGKWYGVRSYLHLFYEDCAGTALSDDPEGPPVLCPHRPWPSLCWKISLCSATLLLLLGVAALTTGYAVPPKLEGIGEGEFLVLDQRAADYNQALSTCRLAGTALCVAAGVLLAICLFWAMTGWLSQDTKAEPLDTEADSHVEVFGDEPEQLLSPIFRDARGQSWFSPPASPFGQSSVQTIQPKRDS, encoded by the exons ATGGTCCCTGATGAAGCTTGGAGAGGTGCAGTGACtttcccaagaccacacagcaaaTGTGGACGAAATCAAGGTTGTGGGCACATGACGAAGAATGAA GGATCCATGATGCCGAGCTGCGACCGTTCCTGTGTCTGCAGCCGTGGCCCCAACGTGGAAGATGGCAAGTGGTACGGGGTCCGCTCCTATCTGCATCTCTTCTATGAGGACTGTGCAGGTACCGCCCTCAGCGATGACCCCGAGGGGCCTCCTGTCCTGTGCCCCCACCGACCCTGGCCCTCACTGTGTTGGAAG ATCAGCCTGTGCTCGGCGACCCTGCTTCTGCTGCTGGGTGTGGCGGCCCTAACCACTGGCTATGCGGTGCCCCCCAAGCTGGAGGGCATCGGAGAGGGGGAGTTCCTGGTGCTGGATCAGCGGGCAGCCGACTACAACCAGGCCCTGAGCACCTGCCGCCTGGCAGGCACGGCACTCTGCGTGGCAGCTGGGGTCCTGCTGGCCATCTGCCTGTTCTGGGCCATGACGGGCTGGCTGAGCCAGGACACCAAGGCAGAACCCTTGGACACCGAAGCTGACAGCCATGTGGAGGTCTTCGGGGATGAGCCAGAGCAGCTGCTGTCCCCCATCTTCCGTGATGCCAGGGGCCAGTCTTGGTTCTCGCCCCCTGCCAGCCCCTTTGGGCAATCCTCTGTGCAGACCATCCAGCCCAAGCGGGACTCTTGA